The following are encoded together in the Blautia obeum ATCC 29174 genome:
- a CDS encoding YdcP family protein, with amino-acid sequence MRLANGIVIDKEKTFGVLKFSALRREVHVQNEDGTVSEEIKERTYDLKCNTQGRMIQVSVPATVPLKDYDYNAEVELINPVADTVANANYRGADVDWYVKADDIVLKNKGTHAGNPQNNAPQQPPKK; translated from the coding sequence ATGAGATTAGCAAATGGAATCGTCATTGATAAAGAAAAGACTTTTGGAGTGTTGAAGTTCTCCGCATTACGCCGTGAGGTTCATGTACAGAATGAAGATGGAACGGTCAGTGAAGAAATCAAGGAGCGTACTTACGATTTGAAGTGCAACACACAGGGACGCATGATACAGGTATCCGTTCCGGCGACTGTTCCGTTAAAGGACTATGACTACAACGCCGAAGTGGAACTTATCAATCCTGTTGCAGATACGGTAGCCAATGCAAATTACCGTGGTGCAGATGTGGACTGGTATGTAAAAGCAGACGATATTGTTTTGAAGAACAAAGGCACTCATGCCGGAAATCCACAGAACAATGCTCCACAGCAACCGCCGAAGAAATAA
- a CDS encoding ATP-binding protein, whose product MFPIKYIDNNLVWNKDNEVFAYYELIPYNYSFLSPEQKYLVHDSFRQLIAQSREGKIHALQIATESSIRSIQEQSKKLVTGKLREVAIQKIDDQTEALVSMIGDNQVDYRFFLGFKLMVTEDEVNLKNIKKSVFLTFREFLNEVRHTLMNDFVSMSNDEINRYVKMEKLLENKISRRFKIRRLEAKDFAYLMEHLYGRDGIAYEDYVYPLPKRKLKRETLIKYYDLIRPTRCVVEESQRYLRLEHEDSESYVSYFTVNAIVGELDFPSSEIFYFQQQQFTFPVDTSMNVEIVGNKKALTTVRNKKKELKDLDNHAYQAGNETSSNVVEALDSVDELETDLDQSKESMYKLSYVIRVSAPDLDELKRRCDEVKDFYDDLNVKLVRPAGDMMGLHGEFLPASKRYINDYIQYVKSDFLAGLGFGATQMLGENTGIYIGYSVDTGRNVYLQPSLASQGVKGTVTNALASAFVGSLGGGKSFCNNLLVYYSVLFGGQAVILDPKSERGNWKETLPEIAEEINIVNITSDSSNQGLLDPYVIMKDVKDAESLAIDILTFLTGISSRDGEKFPVLRKAVRTVSQNTNHGLLQVIEELRKEDTAVSRNIADHIESFTDYDFAQLLFSDGSVENAISLDNQLNIIQVADLVLPDKDTTFEEYTTIELLSVSILIVISTFALDFIHSDRSIFKIVDLDEAWAFLNVAQGETLSNKLVRAGRAMNAGVYFVTQSSGDVSKESLKNNIGLKFAFRSTDTNEIKQTLEFFGLDSEDENNQKRLRDLENGQCLMQDLYGRVGVVQIHPVFVELLHAFDTRPPIKSEVDLE is encoded by the coding sequence ATGTTCCCGATTAAATATATCGACAATAACCTTGTCTGGAATAAGGACAATGAGGTGTTCGCCTACTATGAGCTGATACCGTACAATTATTCATTCTTATCCCCAGAACAGAAATACCTTGTGCATGACAGCTTCCGTCAGCTTATCGCACAGTCCCGTGAGGGAAAGATTCATGCGTTGCAGATTGCAACTGAAAGTTCAATCCGAAGCATACAGGAACAGTCAAAGAAGCTGGTAACTGGAAAGCTCCGTGAGGTAGCAATCCAAAAGATAGACGACCAGACCGAAGCCCTTGTATCCATGATAGGCGACAATCAAGTAGATTACCGTTTCTTTCTGGGATTCAAGCTCATGGTCACAGAGGACGAAGTCAATCTGAAGAACATCAAAAAATCGGTATTTCTGACATTCCGTGAGTTTTTGAATGAGGTAAGGCATACGCTGATGAACGACTTTGTTTCTATGAGCAATGATGAAATCAACCGTTATGTGAAGATGGAGAAATTACTGGAAAACAAAATCTCCCGTAGGTTCAAAATCCGCCGACTGGAAGCCAAAGATTTTGCCTATCTGATGGAACACCTCTACGGCAGGGACGGGATAGCTTATGAAGATTATGTGTATCCTCTGCCAAAAAGAAAATTAAAAAGAGAAACACTGATTAAGTATTATGACCTTATCCGTCCTACCCGTTGTGTGGTAGAAGAAAGCCAGCGATATTTGCGTCTGGAACATGAGGACAGCGAAAGCTATGTATCCTACTTTACGGTCAATGCCATTGTCGGGGAGCTGGACTTCCCATCATCGGAAATCTTTTATTTCCAGCAACAGCAGTTCACATTTCCTGTGGACACTTCTATGAATGTTGAAATTGTGGGAAATAAGAAAGCCTTAACCACTGTCCGCAACAAGAAAAAGGAATTAAAGGACTTGGATAATCACGCCTATCAAGCTGGAAACGAAACAAGTTCAAATGTGGTGGAAGCCTTAGACAGTGTCGATGAACTGGAAACAGATTTAGACCAGAGCAAGGAAAGTATGTATAAGTTAAGTTATGTCATACGGGTGTCTGCACCCGATCTTGACGAACTGAAACGCCGTTGTGATGAAGTCAAGGATTTTTACGATGATTTGAACGTGAAGCTGGTACGTCCTGCCGGAGATATGATGGGACTGCATGGAGAATTTCTTCCAGCCAGCAAGCGTTATATCAATGATTATATCCAGTATGTGAAATCCGATTTTTTAGCCGGACTTGGTTTCGGTGCTACCCAGATGTTAGGAGAAAACACAGGAATCTATATTGGGTATTCCGTGGATACAGGAAGAAATGTCTACCTGCAACCGTCCCTTGCCAGTCAAGGGGTAAAAGGTACGGTCACAAATGCGTTGGCTTCTGCTTTTGTAGGTTCGCTTGGCGGTGGAAAATCATTCTGTAATAACCTGCTGGTGTATTATTCCGTTCTGTTCGGTGGACAGGCAGTTATCCTAGACCCGAAAAGTGAGCGTGGGAACTGGAAAGAAACACTGCCGGAGATTGCAGAGGAAATCAACATCGTAAATATTACCAGTGATTCCAGCAATCAAGGGCTGTTAGACCCGTATGTGATTATGAAAGATGTCAAAGACGCTGAAAGTCTTGCCATTGACATTCTGACTTTCCTTACGGGGATTTCTTCAAGGGACGGCGAAAAGTTTCCTGTCCTTAGAAAAGCAGTCCGCACGGTATCCCAGAATACGAACCACGGGCTGTTACAGGTCATTGAGGAATTGCGAAAAGAAGATACCGCCGTATCCCGTAACATTGCTGACCATATCGAAAGTTTTACCGACTATGATTTTGCACAGCTTTTATTCTCGGACGGTTCGGTGGAAAATGCAATCAGTCTGGATAACCAGCTCAACATCATACAGGTGGCGGATTTGGTTCTGCCGGATAAAGATACTACTTTTGAGGAATACACGACCATTGAACTGTTGTCGGTATCCATCTTAATTGTTATCAGTACCTTTGCCCTTGACTTCATTCACAGTGACCGAAGCATTTTTAAAATCGTGGACTTGGACGAAGCATGGGCGTTTCTGAATGTGGCACAGGGCGAAACCTTATCAAATAAACTAGTGCGTGCTGGTAGAGCCATGAACGCCGGAGTATATTTTGTCACACAGTCCTCTGGGGACGTATCAAAAGAAAGTCTGAAAAATAACATCGGCTTAAAATTTGCGTTCCGTTCCACAGATACCAATGAAATCAAGCAGACCTTAGAGTTTTTCGGGCTGGACAGTGAGGACGAAAACAACCAGAAACGGTTGAGGGATTTGGAGAACGGACAATGCTTAATGCAGGATTTATACGGGCGTGTCGGTGTGGTACAGATACACCCTGTCTTTGTAGAACTGCTCCATGCCTTTGATACCAGACCGCCGATAAAAAGTGAGGTGGATTTGGAATGA
- a CDS encoding conjugal transfer protein has translation MKKIRSYTSIWNVEKVLYAINDVNLPFPVTFTQITWFVLTEFIIILFADVPPLSMIEGAFLKYFGIPVALTWFMSQKTFDGKKPYSYIKTMVLYALRPKVTYAGKAVNLHKQKFEETITAVRSVTYVPD, from the coding sequence GTGAAGAAAATCCGAAGTTATACAAGTATCTGGAACGTGGAAAAGGTACTGTATGCCATCAATGATGTAAACCTGCCATTCCCTGTGACCTTTACCCAGATTACATGGTTCGTGCTGACGGAATTTATCATCATTCTGTTTGCAGATGTACCGCCACTTTCCATGATTGAGGGAGCATTTTTAAAATATTTCGGGATTCCCGTTGCCCTCACATGGTTTATGTCACAGAAAACCTTTGACGGGAAAAAGCCATACAGTTACATCAAGACGATGGTTCTGTATGCTCTGCGTCCCAAAGTGACTTATGCCGGAAAAGCCGTGAACCTGCATAAGCAGAAATTTGAGGAAACTATCACGGCAGTAAGGAGTGTGACCTATGTTCCCGATTAA
- a CDS encoding FtsK/SpoIIIE domain-containing protein, whose protein sequence is MTWKKKGNRIRASDKSLVYHFCIGWLLLLFVEVFLLLNLRQLLVIDWKDFNLLHAGITWTAYNSITVLIATGVCALVAFLYYRYGYDRIKRLLHRQKLARMVLENKWYEAENTKDSVFFTDLQSRSREKIVWFPKIYYQMENGLLHILCEITMGKYQEQLLSLEDKLESGLYCELTDKTLHDGYIEYTLLYDMIANRISIDEVIAENGGLRLMKNLVWEYDSLPHALICGGTGGGKTYFLLTIIEALLRTNADLYILDPKNADLADLGTVMGNVYHTKDDMIDCVNAFYEGMVTRSEEMKLHPNYRTGENYAYLGLAPQFLIFDEYVAFLEMLTTKESTALLSQLKKIVMLGRQAGYFLIVACQRPDAKYFGDGIRDNFNFRVGLGRLSELGYGMLFGSDVKKQFFQKQIKGRGYCDVGTSVISEFYTPLVPKSYDFLGTIGKLAHIRQDGQVACGAKATGTD, encoded by the coding sequence ATGACGTGGAAAAAGAAAGGTAACAGGATTCGTGCCAGTGACAAATCGCTGGTCTATCACTTCTGTATCGGTTGGCTGTTGCTCCTGTTCGTTGAGGTGTTCCTGCTACTGAATCTGCGACAGCTCCTTGTTATAGACTGGAAAGATTTTAACCTGCTCCATGCCGGAATTACTTGGACTGCCTACAATTCCATTACGGTTCTGATAGCGACTGGTGTTTGTGCATTGGTCGCTTTCCTCTACTACCGTTACGGATATGACCGTATCAAGCGGTTGCTACACAGACAAAAGCTGGCTCGCATGGTGCTGGAAAATAAATGGTATGAAGCGGAGAACACCAAAGACAGCGTTTTTTTCACTGACCTGCAAAGCAGATCAAGAGAAAAAATCGTGTGGTTTCCGAAAATTTATTACCAGATGGAAAATGGATTGCTCCATATCCTGTGTGAAATCACAATGGGAAAATATCAAGAACAGCTTCTGTCCTTAGAGGACAAATTGGAATCGGGGCTGTACTGTGAGCTGACTGATAAGACACTGCATGACGGCTATATCGAATACACCCTGCTCTATGATATGATAGCGAACCGTATTTCGATTGATGAAGTGATTGCCGAAAACGGCGGTCTGCGGTTAATGAAAAATCTGGTGTGGGAATATGATTCACTTCCCCATGCCCTTATCTGTGGTGGTACTGGCGGTGGAAAGACCTATTTTCTGTTGACCATCATTGAAGCCCTGCTTAGAACCAATGCGGATTTATACATTCTTGACCCGAAGAACGCTGACCTTGCAGATTTGGGAACAGTCATGGGAAATGTCTACCACACGAAAGACGATATGATTGACTGCGTCAATGCCTTTTATGAGGGCATGGTCACACGCTCAGAAGAAATGAAACTGCACCCAAACTACCGCACAGGAGAAAACTATGCTTATCTGGGGCTTGCTCCACAATTCCTTATCTTTGATGAATATGTGGCGTTTTTGGAAATGCTGACGACAAAGGAAAGCACTGCCCTGTTAAGCCAGCTAAAGAAAATCGTTATGCTCGGCAGACAGGCTGGATACTTTCTGATTGTGGCTTGCCAGCGTCCAGACGCAAAATATTTCGGAGATGGTATCAGAGATAATTTCAATTTCCGTGTGGGACTTGGTCGGCTGAGTGAACTTGGCTATGGTATGCTCTTTGGAAGTGATGTGAAAAAGCAGTTTTTCCAGAAGCAAATCAAAGGGCGTGGATACTGTGATGTAGGAACAAGTGTCATATCGGAATTTTATACTCCCCTTGTACCCAAAAGCTATGATTTCTTGGGTACAATTGGGAAACTTGCACACATAAGGCAGGACGGACAGGTGGCGTGCGGAGCGAAAGCCACAGGTACGGACTAG
- a CDS encoding antirestriction protein ArdA: protein MIDDMQVYIANLGKYNEGELVGDWFSFPLDEEVIAERIGLNAEYEEYAIHDTDNFPMEISEYISIEELNRIYEQLEELPDYLLDDLDSFISCYGSLEELVEHKDDIILYSGCETMTDLAYYLIDEEQVLGEIPSSLQNYIDYEAYGRDLDIEGTFIATNAGICEVLR, encoded by the coding sequence ATGATTGATGATATGCAAGTCTATATAGCCAATCTTGGCAAGTACAATGAGGGAGAACTGGTCGGGGACTGGTTCTCTTTTCCGTTGGACGAAGAAGTGATTGCAGAACGTATCGGCTTAAATGCAGAGTACGAAGAATACGCAATCCATGATACGGACAACTTCCCGATGGAGATTAGCGAATACATTTCCATCGAAGAACTGAACCGTATCTATGAGCAGTTGGAAGAATTACCGGATTACCTGCTGGACGACTTGGACAGTTTTATATCCTGCTATGGAAGTCTGGAAGAACTGGTGGAACATAAGGACGACATCATTCTGTATTCCGGCTGTGAAACGATGACCGATTTAGCCTACTATCTGATTGATGAAGAACAGGTACTCGGAGAAATCCCGTCCTCTTTACAGAACTATATCGACTACGAAGCCTACGGGCGTGACCTCGATATAGAGGGGACATTTATTGCAACAAACGCTGGTATCTGTGAGGTACTGCGTTAA
- a CDS encoding DUF3789 domain-containing protein encodes MQRLLFDFLFFSLGGTVGVIAMCILQAGRQSDRKMMELKGEKKV; translated from the coding sequence ATGCAACGATTATTATTTGACTTCCTGTTCTTCTCTTTAGGTGGAACAGTTGGCGTGATTGCCATGTGTATTTTACAGGCTGGCAGACAGTCTGACCGAAAAATGATGGAACTGAAAGGAGAAAAGAAAGTATGA
- the mobT gene encoding MobT family relaxase, with protein sequence MSQFFRKGGIALNDTEWIQDFADRRLQYGVSQTKLAVMAGISREHLSRIESGKVAVTEEMKVKLLEALEKFNPEAPLTMLFDYVRIRFPTLDIGHIIKDILQLNIQYMIHEDFGHYSYTEHYYIGDIFVYTSPDEEKGVLLELKGKGCRQFESYLLAQERSWYDFLMDALVDGGVMKRLDLAINDHTGMLDIPELTEKCRNEECVSVFRSFKSYASGELVKHEEQDKAGMGYTLYIGSLKSEVYFCVYEKSYEQYIKLGIPIEEAPIKNRFEIRLKNERAYYAVRDLLTYYDAERTAFSIINRYVRFVDKEADKKRSDWKLSVRWAWFIGENREPLKLTTKPEPYTLDRTLRWIQRQVDPTLKMLETITAKTGIDYLKEIRKSTKLTEKHYKIIEQQTTSTEDVILEKEN encoded by the coding sequence ATGTCACAGTTTTTTCGTAAAGGGGGTATCGCACTGAATGATACAGAGTGGATACAGGATTTTGCAGACAGACGTTTGCAATACGGTGTATCCCAGACGAAACTTGCGGTCATGGCTGGAATCAGCCGTGAACATTTAAGCCGTATCGAATCCGGCAAGGTGGCAGTCACAGAAGAAATGAAAGTAAAACTTTTGGAAGCTCTGGAAAAATTCAATCCAGAAGCACCGCTTACCATGCTGTTTGATTATGTGAGGATACGGTTTCCGACACTGGATATTGGACATATCATCAAAGATATTTTACAGCTCAATATTCAGTACATGATACATGAGGACTTCGGGCATTACAGTTATACAGAACACTACTACATCGGAGATATTTTCGTATATACTTCTCCCGATGAAGAAAAAGGTGTCCTGCTGGAACTGAAAGGAAAAGGCTGTCGCCAGTTTGAAAGTTATCTGCTGGCACAGGAACGGAGCTGGTATGATTTCCTTATGGACGCTCTGGTGGACGGTGGTGTGATGAAACGCCTTGACCTTGCCATCAATGACCATACAGGAATGTTGGATATTCCAGAACTGACCGAAAAATGCCGGAATGAGGAATGTGTATCGGTGTTCCGTTCCTTTAAGTCCTACGCTTCCGGCGAACTGGTCAAGCATGAGGAACAGGACAAGGCTGGCATGGGCTATACGCTTTATATCGGCTCATTGAAAAGTGAGGTGTACTTCTGTGTCTATGAAAAAAGCTATGAGCAGTACATCAAACTGGGGATTCCCATTGAGGAAGCACCCATAAAAAACAGATTTGAAATACGGTTGAAAAATGAACGTGCTTATTATGCTGTCCGTGACCTGCTGACTTACTATGACGCTGAACGGACGGCATTTTCTATCATCAACCGTTATGTACGCTTTGTGGATAAGGAAGCAGACAAGAAACGGAGCGACTGGAAATTATCTGTCCGCTGGGCGTGGTTCATCGGGGAAAACAGAGAGCCGTTAAAGCTCACGACCAAACCCGAACCCTATACACTGGACAGAACCCTACGCTGGATTCAACGGCAGGTTGACCCGACACTCAAAATGCTGGAAACAATCACAGCGAAAACAGGGATTGATTATCTGAAAGAAATCCGTAAATCCACGAAACTGACGGAAAAGCACTACAAGATAATCGAACAACAGACCACATCAACCGAAGATGTGATTTTAGAAAAGGAGAATTGA
- a CDS encoding antirestriction protein ArdA, translating to MEECSVLIETTKSAEDKTSRWFDLPIDYELFRDLLGVEADSKDYQITDMKLPFAGDIVRTTSVRRLNKLYFAYTDLSPEVQQAYKDLIPYFGGVEDLLQESEEFLFYPECHNIMDVARYRLEHNIEFSALSEKGKKYFNLEAYAHELEEKGRYALCNNGMFKL from the coding sequence ATGGAAGAATGTAGCGTATTGATTGAAACGACCAAATCAGCAGAGGATAAAACCTCTCGCTGGTTTGATTTACCCATTGATTATGAGCTGTTCCGTGACCTGCTCGGTGTGGAAGCTGACAGCAAAGACTATCAAATCACAGATATGAAGCTCCCCTTTGCTGGCGATATTGTAAGGACAACTTCTGTAAGACGATTAAACAAGCTATACTTTGCTTACACGGATTTATCGCCAGAAGTTCAGCAGGCATACAAAGACTTGATTCCTTATTTTGGCGGTGTTGAGGATTTGTTGCAGGAATCCGAAGAATTTTTGTTTTATCCAGAGTGTCACAACATCATGGACGTTGCCCGTTACCGCTTGGAGCATAACATTGAATTTTCTGCTCTTTCCGAAAAAGGAAAGAAATATTTTAATCTGGAAGCCTACGCCCATGAACTGGAAGAAAAAGGACGTTATGCTCTCTGCAACAACGGTATGTTCAAACTTTGA